The following proteins are co-located in the Triticum aestivum cultivar Chinese Spring chromosome 1A, IWGSC CS RefSeq v2.1, whole genome shotgun sequence genome:
- the LOC123148772 gene encoding cypmaclein produces the protein MAGQARAFMCVALVVLLLLVETTAPSGQAHAVDCGSACSYRCSKSSRPNLCNRACNTCCRRCDCVPPGTAGNEDVCPCYAHMTTHDGRHKCP, from the exons ATGGCCGGCCAAGCTAGGGCGTTCATGTGCGTGGCGCTCGTCGTCCTCCTGCTCCTCGTCGAG ACCACCGCCCCGAGTGGACAAGCTCACGCCGTCG ATTGCGGCAGCGCGTGCTCGTACCGGTGCAGCAAGTCGAGCCGGCCGAATTTGTGCAACAGGGCGTGCAACACGTGCTGCCGGCGATGCGACTGCGTGCCGCCCGGCACCGCCGGCAACGAGGACGTCTGCCCCTGCTACGCCCACATGACCACGCACGACGGCCGCCACAAGTGCCCATGA
- the LOC123148837 gene encoding cypmaclein, translated as MAGKARVLMCAALVVLLLLVETTAPTGQAHAVDCGSACSYRCSKSSRPNLCNRACNTCCRRCDCVPPGTAGNEGVCPCYANMTTHNGRHKCP; from the exons ATGGCCGGCAAAGCTAGGGTGCTCATGTGCGCGGCGCTCGTCGTCCTCCTGCTCCTTGTCGAG ACCACCGCTCCCACTGGACAAGCTCACGCCGTCG ATTGCGGCAGCGCGTGCTCGTACCGGTGCAGCAAGTCGAGCCGGCCGAATCTGTGCAACAGGGCGTGCAACACGTGCTGCCGGCGATGCGACTGCGTGCCGCCCGGCACCGCCGGCAACGAGGGCGTCTgcccctgctacgccaacatgaccACGCACAACGGCCGCCACAAGTGCCCGTGA